CCAGTACTAATCTTATTTGTATCTTTCCTGACTGCCTTTACAACTGAATCAAAATCTATTGCTTGCTTGAGATTTTCATCGAAAACATTCCCTGCTATGATCACTGGTTTGCTACAAGTTTCATCAGTGGTATTTCCAGCTTCCATGGTGGTTTTCTCTTGTTTCTCCCTCATCATGTATAGTAAAACAACCACTGTGACAGCTGTAAAAATTGCCAAACCAGAACCAACAACAGCCAAGATGAGCCGGTAGGAAACTCGGTGATGATTACCATTGTGCTCAAAACCATATCCACAATCACTACTCAAAGGCTCACCACAGAGCCCTTTGTTTCCAAGAAAGCTTGAATTTAAGCTCTTCTCAAATGGAGCAAAAGCAGGTATTGGTCCTGTGAATTGATTGCTCGAAAAGTTAACCTCTATCAAGCTCAACATGCCCTTCAATTCCAACGGAATATTCCCCGACAGCTGATTATTAGATACATCTAAAGAAACCAACTTGTCAAGTTTTCCAAGATCCTTAGGCAACTGTCCATGGAGATGATTATGACTCAAATTCAATGAAATCTGTAAGTTCTTCATATGACCAATCTCCGAAGGGATGCTTCCAGTAAGATAGTTACTccccatttgcaactcaagcaGTTTTATGCAGTTCCCGATCTCACGAGGTATATCCCCTTTCAAGGAGTTCTGTCCCAACAGCAAGAACTGCAATTTAGTTGTGTTGCATATATCTCTTGGAATGGTACCATTGAACTTGTTGTTACTTAAATCAAGCTTGTTGAGATTCTTGCACCTCAGAACTGAAGTTGGAATCTCTCCATAGAGATTATTCCCCGGAACAATCAACTCTTGTAGATTATTGAGCTCACCAAACTCCGAAGGGATAGTTCCAGAAAATCCATTCGAAGCTAAATTAAGAAGAGTAAGATTAGAGCATTTTGCAAATCCTGATACGATTTCCCCGGAAAGTGTGTTATTATCTGCTTCAAAATAAGTAAGACTACTTATATTTCCAATTCCTTTAGGGATACCACCTATCAACTTGTTATTCCCAATTCTAATGCTTGAAAGGCCTTTGCAGTTCACAATTGAATCAGGAATAGTGCCATTCAACTTATTATTAGTCAAAACTAAAAATTCAAGCTTTTCCATAGCAAAAATACTCTCAGGAATTGTCCCTTCAAGCTGATTTGAATGAAGATTTAACAACAAAAGCTCAGAATGTAAGCCTAAGTTAACTGGAATATCACCACTAAACTCATTCTCATAGGCTGCAAACACTCTAAGATTAGTCAAATTCCCAATCCACATAGGAATAAAACCACTCAATTTATTGGTAAATATTTGGAAATAAAGCAAATTCTCCATCCCTTCAAGCTCATCAGGTATTGAACCAGTGAGCAAATTGTTTGAAAGATTCAATGCTCTAAGGTTCTTGAGCTTACCTAATTCACCAGGAATAGAGTTTCTAAACATGTTAAAAGACAAATCAAGAAACTGAAGCTCAGACAAATTCCCAAATGCTTGTGGGATTGAACCTTGGAAATTGTTATTAGAAAGGTCCAGCCATTTCAATCCTTTGAGCTCAGATATTAGAGTCACATTACCTTGTAATCGAAAACCCGAAAGATTCAGCCTTTCCACCATTGAATTGTTTGAGCTGCTGCAACTAATACTATGCCAAGAACAGAAATCAGTGCTGTTCAGATCCCAACCAGGTATTGCTAGCTCTTTGCCAATTGCTTCCAAAATGGCTTGTTCATGAAGAGCCTGTACAGTCCCAAAATAAGACTTTAACCACAACCCCACCAGCAAAACAGTGAACAACCTCAAAGTTACCATTTTTAAGttgtttttcaagaaaatctCTAACTTCTTCCCCTTTTTCCCCAAAGAGAAAAAACCCAAATGGAACAATCAAGAAACCATAAAGACCAAACACCCAAAAACCAAGAAACCTTGTAGAGACAACTAGAGTAGAAACAAAAGgttttagaaaacaaaagatacAAACTTGAACAACTTAAAGGAAATGACCCATTTCAAGAATCTTGAAAATGAAACAGAACAATAAAGATACAATCTTTACTACTCAAGAATGAACCCCACGTaccaaaaacaacaaataaGTTGCAGAAGTGATAAAAATGCAGTTTCAAGGACAAATAGAAGAAAGATAAAAACTTGAACAACTTAAAGGAAATGACCCATTTCAAGAATCTTGAAAATGGAACAGAACaataaagattcaatctttactACTAAAGAATGAACCCCATGTaccaaaaacaacaaataaGATGCAGAAGTGATAAAAATTGCAGTTTTAAGgacaaatagaagaaaaatgatGCAAATGGGGTACTTATTTTGATTTAGGAAACTGCTTACATGGGCCAGGtgtttttctcttctctctattGGAGTTTctgaaaagagaaaagagagttTGGGAGAGAGAATCTATGCTACTAATGACTACTACTTATTTGAGTACTCAAACTCAAACTGACAGTGTCACGAGAAAAGAGCAGTGTGAGTGAATGAAACTGTGTATATGAGTCTCTGCAACTGCTACTTATGAATACTTCCAATAGAATGAGTTAATTTACGCGGTGTAAATCTGAATTAATGAATCAGTAAactataaatattatatgttaataGTTTGAGTTGGTGATGTAGTTCAGATAATTTTAACTATGACATATTTGGAACAATGTTTTCTTTGTCTCAATTTTAATaacatactttttattttaatttgttcgAAAAGGAACGTCGTATTcgtataaatgaaaataatttaactttaaaactcATGTTATATCGAGAAATGTTTAAAAGATAAATTCCAAAAGGGTTCATTTCATGTCATGTTGTCCAAAAATGGAAGGGAAA
The sequence above is a segment of the Solanum lycopersicum chromosome 10, SLM_r2.1 genome. Coding sequences within it:
- the LOC101262268 gene encoding leucine-rich repeat receptor-like tyrosine-protein kinase PXC3, whose product is MVTLRLFTVLLVGLWLKSYFGTVQALHEQAILEAIGKELAIPGWDLNSTDFCSWHSISCSSSNNSMVERLNLSGFRLQGNVTLISELKGLKWLDLSNNNFQGSIPQAFGNLSELQFLDLSFNMFRNSIPGELGKLKNLRALNLSNNLLTGSIPDELEGMENLLYFQIFTNKLSGFIPMWIGNLTNLRVFAAYENEFSGDIPVNLGLHSELLLLNLHSNQLEGTIPESIFAMEKLEFLVLTNNKLNGTIPDSIVNCKGLSSIRIGNNKLIGGIPKGIGNISSLTYFEADNNTLSGEIVSGFAKCSNLTLLNLASNGFSGTIPSEFGELNNLQELIVPGNNLYGEIPTSVLRCKNLNKLDLSNNKFNGTIPRDICNTTKLQFLLLGQNSLKGDIPREIGNCIKLLELQMGSNYLTGSIPSEIGHMKNLQISLNLSHNHLHGQLPKDLGKLDKLVSLDVSNNQLSGNIPLELKGMLSLIEVNFSSNQFTGPIPAFAPFEKSLNSSFLGNKGLCGEPLSSDCGYGFEHNGNHHRVSYRLILAVVGSGLAIFTAVTVVVLLYMMREKQEKTTMEAGNTTDETCSKPVIIAGNVFDENLKQAIDFDSVVKAVRKDTNKISTGTFSNVYRADMPSGMILSVKSLKSMDNTIVHHQSKMIRELEKLSKLCHDNLTRPIGFAIYEDVVLLLHQYYPNGTLAQFLHEFSQKPEYEPDWPTRLSIAIGVAEGLAFLDHVAIIHLDVSSGNVFLDSKFTPLVAEVEISRLLDPSRGTASISAVAGSFGYIPPEYAYTMQVTAPGNVYSYGVVLLEILTTRLPVDEAFGEGVDLVRWVHGASARGETPEQILDARLSTISFAWRKEMLATLKVALMCTDTIPAKRPRMKKVIEMLQEVTQS